The following are encoded in a window of Arvicanthis niloticus isolate mArvNil1 chromosome 1, mArvNil1.pat.X, whole genome shotgun sequence genomic DNA:
- the Ctbp2 gene encoding C-terminal-binding protein 2 isoform X2, protein MALVDKHKVKRQRLDRICEGIRPQIMNGPLHPRPLVALLDGRDCTVEMPILKDLATVAFCDAQSTQEIHEKVLNEAVGAMMYHTITLTREDLEKFKALRVIVRIGSGYDNVDIKAAGELGIAVCNIPSAAVEETADSTVCHILNLYRRNTWLYQALREGTRVQSVEQIREVASGAARIRGETLGLIGFGRTGQAVAVRAKAFGFSVIFYDPYLQDGIERSLGVQRVYTLQDLLYQSDCVSLHCNLNEHNHHLINDFTIKQMRQGAFLVNAARGGLVDEKALAQALKEGRIRGAALDVHESEPFSFAQGPLKDAPNLICTPHTAWYSEQASLEMREAAATEIRRAITGRIPESLRNCVNKEFFVTSTPWSVIDQQAIHPELNGATYRYPPGIVGVAPGGLPPAMEGIIPGGIPVTHNLPTVAHPSQAPSPNQPSKHGDNREHPNEQ, encoded by the exons GTATCCGCCCCCAAATCATGAACGGCCCCCTGCACCCCCGCCCCCTAGTGGCACTGCTGGATGGCAGAGACTGCACTGTGGAAATGCCTATCCTGAAGGACCTGGCCACCGTGGCCTTCTGCGATGCACAGTCCACTCAGGAAATCCATGAGAAG GTGTTGAATGAGGCTGTGGGCGCCATGATGTACCACACTATCACGCTCACCAGGGAAGATCTGGAGAAGTTCAAGGCCCTGAGAGTAATAGTTCGAATCGGTAGTGGCTACGACAACGTGGACATCAAGGCTGCTGGTGAGCTCG GGATCGCTGTGTGCAACATCCCATCTGCTGCCGTGGAGGAGACCGCAGATTCGACAGTCTGCCACATCCTCAATCTCTATCGTCGGAACACATGGCTGTACCAGGCCCTACGAGAAGGCACACGGGTACAGAGTGTAGAACAGATCCGAGAGGTCGCCTCAGGAGCTGCTCGGATCCGAGGGGAAACATTGGGCCTCATTGGCTTTG GTCGCACAGGGCAGGCCGTTGCTGTTCGAGCCAAGGCCTTTGGATTCAGCGTCATATTTTATGACCCCTACTTACAGGATGGGATAGAGCGGTCTCTAGGCGTTCAAAGGGTCTACACCCTACAGGACTTGCTGTATCAGAGCGACTGTGTCTCCTTGCACTGCAATCTGAATGAGCACAACCATCACCTCATCAATGACTTCACTATCAAACAG atGAGGCAAGGGGCATTCCTTGTGAATGCAGCCCGAGGTGGCCTGGTAGATGAGAAAGCCTTAGCTCAGGCCCTCAAAGAAGGCAGGATACGAGGAGCTGCTCTGGATGTCCATGAGTCCGAGCCCTTCAG CTTCGCTCAGGGCCCATTGAAGGATGCTCCAAATCTCATCTGCACACCGCACACAGCCTGGTACAGTGAACAAGCATCTCTAGAGATGAGGGAAGCAGCTGCCACTGAGATCCGCCGAGCAATCACAG GTCGCATCCCAGAAAGCTTACGAAACTGTGTCAACAAAGAATTCTTCGTGACTTCAACTCCTTGGTCAGTCATTGACCAGCAAGCAATTCATCCCGAGCTCAATGGTGCCACATACAG GTATCCACCAGGCATTGTAGGTGTGGCTCCAGGAGGGCTTCCTCCAGCTATGGAAGGGATCATCCCTGGAGGCATCCCTGTGACTCACAACctccccacagtggcacaccctTCCCAAGCTCCCTCCCCCAACCAGCCCTCAAAACACGGGGACAATCGAGAGCACCCCAACGAGCAATAG
- the Ctbp2 gene encoding C-terminal-binding protein 2 isoform X3 — MNGPLHPRPLVALLDGRDCTVEMPILKDLATVAFCDAQSTQEIHEKVLNEAVGAMMYHTITLTREDLEKFKALRVIVRIGSGYDNVDIKAAGELGIAVCNIPSAAVEETADSTVCHILNLYRRNTWLYQALREGTRVQSVEQIREVASGAARIRGETLGLIGFGRTGQAVAVRAKAFGFSVIFYDPYLQDGIERSLGVQRVYTLQDLLYQSDCVSLHCNLNEHNHHLINDFTIKQMRQGAFLVNAARGGLVDEKALAQALKEGRIRGAALDVHESEPFSFAQGPLKDAPNLICTPHTAWYSEQASLEMREAAATEIRRAITGRIPESLRNCVNKEFFVTSTPWSVIDQQAIHPELNGATYRYPPGIVGVAPGGLPPAMEGIIPGGIPVTHNLPTVAHPSQAPSPNQPSKHGDNREHPNEQ, encoded by the exons ATGAACGGCCCCCTGCACCCCCGCCCCCTAGTGGCACTGCTGGATGGCAGAGACTGCACTGTGGAAATGCCTATCCTGAAGGACCTGGCCACCGTGGCCTTCTGCGATGCACAGTCCACTCAGGAAATCCATGAGAAG GTGTTGAATGAGGCTGTGGGCGCCATGATGTACCACACTATCACGCTCACCAGGGAAGATCTGGAGAAGTTCAAGGCCCTGAGAGTAATAGTTCGAATCGGTAGTGGCTACGACAACGTGGACATCAAGGCTGCTGGTGAGCTCG GGATCGCTGTGTGCAACATCCCATCTGCTGCCGTGGAGGAGACCGCAGATTCGACAGTCTGCCACATCCTCAATCTCTATCGTCGGAACACATGGCTGTACCAGGCCCTACGAGAAGGCACACGGGTACAGAGTGTAGAACAGATCCGAGAGGTCGCCTCAGGAGCTGCTCGGATCCGAGGGGAAACATTGGGCCTCATTGGCTTTG GTCGCACAGGGCAGGCCGTTGCTGTTCGAGCCAAGGCCTTTGGATTCAGCGTCATATTTTATGACCCCTACTTACAGGATGGGATAGAGCGGTCTCTAGGCGTTCAAAGGGTCTACACCCTACAGGACTTGCTGTATCAGAGCGACTGTGTCTCCTTGCACTGCAATCTGAATGAGCACAACCATCACCTCATCAATGACTTCACTATCAAACAG atGAGGCAAGGGGCATTCCTTGTGAATGCAGCCCGAGGTGGCCTGGTAGATGAGAAAGCCTTAGCTCAGGCCCTCAAAGAAGGCAGGATACGAGGAGCTGCTCTGGATGTCCATGAGTCCGAGCCCTTCAG CTTCGCTCAGGGCCCATTGAAGGATGCTCCAAATCTCATCTGCACACCGCACACAGCCTGGTACAGTGAACAAGCATCTCTAGAGATGAGGGAAGCAGCTGCCACTGAGATCCGCCGAGCAATCACAG GTCGCATCCCAGAAAGCTTACGAAACTGTGTCAACAAAGAATTCTTCGTGACTTCAACTCCTTGGTCAGTCATTGACCAGCAAGCAATTCATCCCGAGCTCAATGGTGCCACATACAG GTATCCACCAGGCATTGTAGGTGTGGCTCCAGGAGGGCTTCCTCCAGCTATGGAAGGGATCATCCCTGGAGGCATCCCTGTGACTCACAACctccccacagtggcacaccctTCCCAAGCTCCCTCCCCCAACCAGCCCTCAAAACACGGGGACAATCGAGAGCACCCCAACGAGCAATAG